A stretch of Crossiella cryophila DNA encodes these proteins:
- a CDS encoding bifunctional [glutamine synthetase] adenylyltransferase/[glutamine synthetase]-adenylyl-L-tyrosine phosphorylase produces MTFTDPSRATPSPARFGLTDPRAADLLGEVGWWGRLGAETKLAALSRSADPDLTLRCLVRLREALGDGWPALDERLRTETGLRTRLFAVFGASSALADFVIAEPARLEVLDGALDAPLPEVAELTARLLAAVGADPAHPVWRARLRGPEAVRALREAYRLELLRIAAADLAHTIDGDAPQVSYENVAALLSDLAGAALQAALAVGVLEIVPADTDELPCRIAVIAMGKCGARELNYVSDVDVIFVAEGDIGVATRLAAALMRVAGEACFQVDAALRPEGKAGALVRTLDGHIAYYKRWARTWEFQALLKARPVAGDAELGQSYVDSLSPMVWSAGDRDHFVADVQAMRRKVEEHVPAGLGDRELKLGRGGLRDVEFAVQLLQLVHGRGAAELRVLSTMDALRVLGHGGYVGRADAAGLAESYRFLRTLEHRLQLQRLRRTHLFPADDDRLGLRWLARAAGVRPDGRRSSGTVLQAEFRSHCNRVRRLHEKLFYRPLLEAVARVPSEALRLSTESAKLRLAALGYASPDGALRHIEALTTGVSRRAAIQGALLPVLLDLFAHSPDPDGALLAYRRVSEALATTPWYLRLLRDEGAVADRLAFLLGTSRTVPDLLVRAPEVLRLLADTPALAGREPAEVAISLRRTVARYADPVTAVTAARSMRRHELLRVACADLLGELALPAVCAALSSVWVAVLEAAVDAACRAVAAERGSQPARIAVIGMGRLGGAELGYSSDADVLFVCEPVAGADETEAVRYAAAVAELIRRLLGAPSQDPALQVDADLRPEGRSGPLVRTLESYRAYYAQWAEVWEQQALLRARPVAGDPELGQRFVEMIDPVRYPAAGLDHASVLQIRRIKARVDAERLPRGADPATHTKLGRGGLADVEWTLQVLQLQHAHTVPALRTPSTVRGLAAAAAEGLVQPADAAALQAAWDMATRARNAATLVRGKPTDQLPRQGRELAAVARAMGYPATADPGEFIDEYRRVTRRARAVVERLFYDS; encoded by the coding sequence ATGACCTTCACCGATCCCAGCCGGGCCACGCCCTCGCCCGCGCGGTTCGGGCTGACCGATCCGCGCGCGGCCGACCTGCTCGGCGAGGTCGGCTGGTGGGGCAGGCTGGGTGCGGAGACCAAGCTCGCCGCGCTCTCTCGCAGCGCCGATCCCGATCTGACCCTGCGCTGCCTGGTCCGGCTGCGCGAGGCCCTTGGCGATGGCTGGCCCGCCCTGGATGAACGGCTGCGCACCGAGACCGGGCTGCGCACCAGGTTGTTCGCGGTGTTCGGGGCCTCCAGCGCGCTGGCCGACTTCGTCATCGCCGAACCCGCCCGGCTGGAAGTGCTCGACGGCGCACTGGACGCGCCGCTGCCCGAGGTCGCCGAACTGACCGCGCGGCTGCTCGCCGCGGTCGGCGCCGATCCCGCGCACCCGGTGTGGCGGGCCCGGCTCCGCGGGCCGGAGGCGGTGCGCGCGCTGCGCGAGGCATACCGGCTGGAGCTGTTGCGGATCGCCGCCGCCGACCTCGCGCACACCATCGACGGCGACGCCCCGCAGGTCTCCTACGAGAACGTGGCCGCACTGCTCTCCGACCTGGCCGGGGCCGCCCTGCAGGCCGCGCTGGCCGTGGGTGTGCTGGAGATCGTGCCCGCGGACACCGATGAGTTGCCCTGCCGGATCGCGGTGATCGCGATGGGCAAGTGCGGGGCGCGGGAACTCAACTACGTCAGCGATGTCGACGTCATCTTCGTGGCCGAGGGCGATATCGGCGTGGCCACCCGGCTGGCCGCCGCCCTGATGCGGGTCGCCGGTGAGGCCTGTTTCCAGGTGGACGCGGCGCTGCGGCCCGAGGGCAAGGCCGGCGCGCTGGTACGCACCCTGGACGGGCACATCGCCTACTACAAGCGGTGGGCGCGGACCTGGGAGTTCCAGGCGCTGCTCAAGGCGCGGCCGGTGGCCGGGGACGCCGAACTCGGTCAGTCCTATGTGGACTCACTCTCGCCGATGGTGTGGTCGGCCGGCGACCGGGACCACTTCGTGGCCGATGTGCAGGCCATGCGGCGCAAGGTCGAGGAGCACGTGCCAGCCGGGCTGGGCGACCGGGAGCTGAAACTCGGCCGCGGCGGGCTGCGGGATGTCGAGTTCGCGGTGCAGCTGCTGCAACTGGTGCACGGGCGCGGCGCGGCCGAACTCCGTGTTCTGTCCACAATGGACGCGTTGCGGGTGCTGGGGCACGGTGGTTACGTCGGCCGCGCGGACGCGGCGGGGCTGGCCGAGTCCTACCGGTTCCTGCGCACCCTGGAGCATCGCCTGCAGCTGCAACGGTTGCGGCGCACCCACCTCTTCCCCGCCGACGACGACCGCCTCGGCCTGCGCTGGCTGGCCCGCGCCGCCGGGGTCCGGCCGGACGGGCGGCGCAGCTCGGGCACGGTGCTGCAGGCCGAGTTCCGCTCGCACTGCAACCGGGTCCGGCGGCTGCACGAGAAACTGTTCTACCGGCCGCTGCTGGAGGCGGTGGCCAGGGTGCCCAGCGAGGCACTGCGACTGTCCACCGAATCGGCCAAGCTGCGCCTGGCCGCGCTCGGCTACGCCTCCCCGGACGGCGCGCTACGGCACATCGAGGCGCTGACCACCGGGGTGTCCCGGCGGGCCGCGATCCAGGGCGCGCTGCTGCCGGTGCTGCTGGACCTGTTCGCGCACAGCCCCGACCCCGACGGCGCACTGCTGGCCTACCGCCGGGTGTCCGAGGCGCTGGCCACCACGCCCTGGTACCTGCGGCTGCTGCGCGATGAGGGCGCGGTGGCCGACCGGCTGGCCTTCCTGCTGGGCACCTCGCGGACGGTGCCGGACCTGCTGGTGCGCGCGCCGGAGGTGCTGCGGCTGCTCGCCGACACCCCCGCGCTGGCCGGCCGCGAACCAGCCGAGGTGGCGATCTCCTTGCGCCGCACCGTGGCCCGCTACGCCGACCCGGTCACCGCGGTCACCGCCGCGCGCTCGATGCGCCGCCACGAACTGCTCAGGGTGGCCTGCGCTGACCTGCTCGGCGAACTGGCACTGCCCGCGGTGTGCGCCGCGCTGAGCAGCGTGTGGGTGGCGGTGCTGGAGGCCGCGGTGGACGCGGCCTGCCGCGCGGTCGCCGCCGAACGCGGGTCGCAACCGGCCAGGATCGCGGTGATCGGCATGGGCCGCCTCGGCGGCGCCGAACTCGGCTACAGCTCCGACGCCGACGTGCTCTTCGTGTGCGAACCCGTTGCGGGCGCTGACGAAACCGAGGCGGTGCGGTACGCGGCCGCGGTCGCCGAACTCATCCGGCGACTGCTCGGCGCGCCCAGCCAGGACCCGGCGCTACAGGTCGACGCCGACCTGCGCCCGGAGGGTCGCAGCGGGCCGCTGGTGCGCACCCTGGAGTCCTACCGCGCCTACTACGCCCAGTGGGCCGAGGTGTGGGAGCAGCAGGCGCTGCTGCGTGCCCGGCCGGTGGCAGGCGATCCCGAACTGGGGCAACGCTTTGTCGAGATGATCGACCCGGTGCGCTACCCGGCGGCCGGACTCGACCACGCCAGCGTGCTGCAGATCCGGCGGATCAAGGCCAGGGTGGACGCCGAACGGCTGCCCCGCGGCGCCGATCCGGCCACCCACACCAAACTCGGCCGCGGCGGACTGGCCGACGTCGAGTGGACGCTGCAGGTGCTCCAGCTCCAGCACGCGCACACCGTGCCCGCCCTCCGCACCCCGTCCACGGTGCGGGGACTGGCGGCCGCGGCGGCCGAGGGACTGGTCCAGCCCGCCGACGCCGCCGCGTTGCAGGCGGCCTGGGACATGGCCACCAGGGCCCGCAACGCGGCCACCCTGGTCCGCGGCAAACCCACCGACCAGCTGCCCCGGCAGGGCCGCGAGCTGGCCGCGGTGGCCAGGGCCATGGGCTACCCGGCCACGGCCGACCCCGGTGAGTTCATCGACGAGTACCGCCGGGTAACCCGTCGTGCTCGGGCGGTGGTGGAGCGGCTGTTCTACGATTCCTGA
- a CDS encoding NADP-dependent oxidoreductase → MKAIAFDEFGGPEVLRLRELPEPLLGPENSLIQVRAAGVNPVDFKIRLGYLQGTMPHHLPLIPGWDVAGVVTAVFPNVTEFAPGDEVFGYIRKDSVEHGAYAEQVAAPQRAIVRKPAGLDWVTAGALPLVGLTALQALRAAGVGDGDTVVVHAAAGGVGHVAVQLARELGAKRVIGTASERNHDYLRELGAEPVTYGDGLVQRVAALVGGDGKVDAAIDLIGGQALTDSPQLVRDPARHSSIVGGEVLAQGGRYVFAQADKEQLTFLGELAASGRLRVDVQQTFPLAEAAAAHRLLEEGHVRGKLVLVVD, encoded by the coding sequence GTGAAGGCAATCGCGTTCGACGAGTTCGGCGGCCCCGAGGTACTACGCCTGCGGGAACTGCCCGAACCGCTCCTCGGCCCGGAGAACTCGCTCATCCAGGTGCGTGCCGCGGGGGTGAACCCGGTGGACTTCAAGATCCGCCTGGGTTACCTCCAGGGCACCATGCCGCACCACCTGCCGCTGATCCCCGGCTGGGACGTGGCCGGTGTGGTCACCGCGGTGTTCCCCAACGTCACCGAGTTCGCCCCCGGTGACGAGGTGTTCGGCTACATCCGCAAGGACAGCGTGGAACACGGCGCCTACGCCGAACAGGTCGCCGCCCCGCAGCGCGCCATCGTGCGCAAACCGGCCGGTCTGGACTGGGTGACCGCGGGTGCGCTGCCGCTGGTCGGCCTGACCGCGCTGCAGGCCCTGCGCGCGGCAGGCGTCGGTGACGGCGACACCGTGGTGGTGCACGCCGCCGCGGGCGGGGTCGGCCACGTCGCGGTGCAGCTGGCCAGGGAACTGGGCGCCAAGCGGGTGATCGGCACCGCCTCCGAGCGCAACCACGACTACCTGCGCGAACTGGGCGCCGAACCGGTCACCTACGGCGACGGGCTGGTGCAGCGGGTGGCCGCGCTGGTCGGTGGCGACGGCAAGGTGGACGCCGCGATCGACCTGATCGGCGGCCAGGCGCTCACCGACTCACCCCAGCTGGTCCGCGACCCGGCCCGGCACTCCTCGATCGTCGGCGGCGAGGTGCTGGCCCAGGGCGGCCGCTACGTCTTCGCCCAGGCGGACAAGGAGCAGCTCACCTTCCTGGGCGAGCTGGCCGCCAGTGGCCGGCTGCGGGTGGACGTGCAGCAGACCTTCCCGCTGGCCGAAGCCGCCGCGGCGCACCGCCTCCTGGAGGAGGGGCACGTCCGCGGCAAGCTGGTTCTGGTGGTGGACTGA
- a CDS encoding DinB family protein, giving the protein MRGGTSVISEADYLFFVDRALDGMTGVLLELGDELANRKPDLPGANTPYQILTHCLGVVAFWGGQVVAGREVERDRPAEFTAAGPVAELVERTAAVRARFGADVAGAEYDQPVRREPPPHWRTFPGGISQGAALQHVYEELAQHHGQLQVTRDALLGG; this is encoded by the coding sequence GTGCGGGGAGGCACGAGCGTGATCAGCGAGGCGGACTATCTGTTCTTCGTCGACCGGGCACTGGACGGCATGACCGGCGTGCTGCTGGAGCTGGGCGATGAGCTGGCCAACCGGAAACCGGACCTGCCTGGCGCGAACACGCCCTACCAGATCCTGACCCACTGCCTTGGCGTGGTCGCCTTCTGGGGCGGGCAGGTGGTGGCCGGGCGAGAGGTCGAACGAGACCGTCCGGCCGAGTTCACCGCGGCCGGGCCGGTGGCCGAACTGGTCGAGCGGACCGCGGCGGTGCGGGCCCGCTTCGGCGCGGACGTGGCAGGCGCCGAGTACGACCAGCCGGTCCGGCGGGAGCCGCCACCGCACTGGCGCACCTTCCCCGGCGGCATCAGCCAGGGCGCGGCGCTGCAGCACGTCTACGAGGAGCTGGCGCAGCATCACGGTCAGCTCCAGGTCACCAGGGATGCCCTGCTCGGCGGTTGA
- a CDS encoding DUF4279 domain-containing protein, whose translation MAISRASASLRLFSTKAAAAVVTETLGLDPTTAAERGEPIGKSISTLREQSMWLLESEAEPTEPLSAHLEWLLDELDGKLGALAGLSGDFEVDVWCTVEATNGQGQLTFTPALTARLAGLPCPFSVDLYLGDAEDEDEEDEF comes from the coding sequence GTGGCCATCTCCCGCGCCAGCGCGTCCCTGCGGTTGTTCAGCACCAAGGCCGCCGCGGCCGTGGTCACCGAGACCCTCGGGCTGGACCCGACCACCGCCGCCGAGCGCGGTGAGCCGATCGGCAAGAGCATCTCGACCCTGCGCGAGCAGTCCATGTGGCTGCTGGAGAGCGAGGCCGAGCCGACCGAGCCGCTCTCCGCGCACCTGGAGTGGCTGCTCGACGAGCTGGACGGGAAGCTGGGCGCCCTCGCCGGGCTCAGCGGCGACTTCGAGGTCGACGTGTGGTGCACGGTGGAGGCCACCAACGGCCAGGGTCAGCTCACCTTCACCCCGGCGCTGACCGCCCGGCTGGCCGGCCTGCCCTGCCCGTTCTCGGTCGACCTGTACCTCGGCGATGCCGAGGATGAGGACGAAGAGGACGAATTCTGA
- a CDS encoding winged helix-turn-helix transcriptional regulator, with product MANTWNPVVLWALKDGPRRPVRLRREIGGIRTKVLTETLHRLTYHGLIARDCFREAPPRVEYRLTELGRSLLGPIEAFGAWAYRHGDEVLAAQEAAEELSG from the coding sequence ATGGCCAACACCTGGAACCCGGTCGTGCTGTGGGCGCTCAAGGACGGGCCGCGCAGGCCGGTGCGACTGCGCAGGGAGATCGGCGGCATCCGCACCAAGGTGCTCACCGAGACCCTGCACCGGCTGACCTACCACGGCCTGATCGCCAGGGACTGTTTCCGGGAGGCCCCGCCGCGGGTGGAGTACCGGCTGACCGAGCTGGGTCGCAGCCTGCTCGGGCCGATCGAGGCCTTCGGCGCCTGGGCCTACCGGCACGGGGACGAGGTGCTGGCCGCGCAGGAGGCCGCCGAGGAACTCAGCGGCTGA
- a CDS encoding NADPH-dependent F420 reductase, whose protein sequence is MRIGILGAGDMAEALGTQWTRQGHELMIATRTNPAPLATRLEARTGSYAEAAAFGQVLLLAVPAAAALDVLTEAGAAGRTVIDCTNPVAPDWTLTTKDISLAEQLATTGAHVVKAFNLCHVDTWRLTPPVFADRPLAVPLCGDDPTALAQVQTLVRDLGCDPVVAGPLSRAGLLEATAAFVIGLWMRGADAQAILPPLG, encoded by the coding sequence ATGCGCATCGGCATCCTGGGCGCGGGCGACATGGCCGAGGCCCTCGGCACCCAGTGGACCCGCCAGGGCCACGAACTGATGATCGCCACCCGCACCAACCCCGCCCCACTGGCCACCCGCCTGGAGGCCCGCACCGGCAGTTACGCCGAGGCGGCCGCCTTCGGCCAGGTGCTCCTGCTGGCGGTGCCCGCCGCCGCGGCCCTGGACGTGCTCACCGAGGCGGGCGCCGCGGGCCGCACCGTGATCGACTGCACCAACCCGGTCGCCCCCGACTGGACCCTGACCACCAAGGACATCAGCCTGGCCGAACAACTCGCCACCACCGGCGCACACGTGGTCAAGGCGTTCAACCTGTGCCACGTCGACACCTGGCGGCTGACACCCCCGGTCTTCGCCGACCGCCCCCTGGCCGTCCCACTCTGCGGCGACGACCCCACCGCCCTGGCCCAGGTCCAAACCCTGGTCCGGGACCTGGGCTGCGATCCGGTGGTGGCAGGCCCGCTGTCCAGGGCAGGCCTGCTGGAGGCCACCGCGGCCTTCGTCATCGGCCTGTGGATGCGCGGCGCCGACGCCCAGGCCATCCTGCCGCCCCTGGGTTGA
- a CDS encoding SIR2 family NAD-dependent protein deacylase — MTDWARGVRRIAVLTGAGISTDSGIPDYRGPDGIWTRDPKLANLFTLDNFLTDPEIRQRFWQRYLTHPAWLAQPNPAHLALAGLSAGPAVRVLTQNIDGLHQRAGVPARKVLELHGSMHGALCVGCDARTPTPEVLDRVRGGELDPSCADCGGILKLAVVLFGQQLDAEVIGKARTIAAASEVFLAVGSSLQVEPAASLCAVAVRAGAKLVVVNAAPTPYDEFATEVIREPIGVALPRICQALLAG, encoded by the coding sequence ATGACCGACTGGGCGCGCGGGGTGCGGCGGATCGCCGTGCTGACCGGCGCGGGCATCTCCACCGACTCCGGCATCCCCGACTACCGGGGCCCGGACGGCATCTGGACCCGCGATCCCAAGCTGGCCAACCTGTTCACCCTGGACAACTTCCTCACCGACCCGGAGATCCGGCAGCGCTTCTGGCAGCGGTACCTGACCCACCCGGCCTGGCTCGCCCAGCCCAACCCAGCCCACCTGGCGCTGGCCGGGCTGAGCGCGGGTCCCGCGGTCCGGGTGCTGACCCAGAACATCGACGGCCTGCACCAGCGGGCCGGGGTGCCCGCCCGGAAGGTCCTGGAACTGCACGGCAGCATGCACGGCGCGCTCTGCGTCGGCTGCGACGCGCGTACGCCGACTCCTGAGGTGCTGGACCGGGTTCGTGGCGGGGAGCTGGATCCGTCCTGTGCGGACTGTGGCGGCATCCTGAAGCTCGCGGTGGTGCTCTTCGGCCAGCAGCTCGACGCCGAGGTCATCGGCAAGGCGCGCACGATCGCCGCGGCCAGTGAGGTGTTCCTGGCGGTGGGCAGTTCGCTGCAGGTCGAGCCGGCCGCCTCGCTGTGCGCGGTGGCGGTGCGGGCGGGGGCGAAGCTGGTGGTGGTCAACGCGGCGCCGACGCCGTACGACGAGTTCGCGACCGAGGTGATCCGGGAGCCGATCGGGGTGGCGCTGCCCCGGATCTGCCAGGCGCTGCTGGCCGGGTGA
- a CDS encoding ArsR/SmtB family transcription factor, producing MISLRMRAEDLTRVRLARSPLYEVTGSLRTLGDPARHFVHQRWITAARREIAGLDLTVALALTCRPGWLPDFLLLPPAGWDTEFGAELDQLLATPAAAIRSALEELAPPAALPPVLRPLHADPARELPRLAESLARYRRLVIEPSQSRMNAVLDAEFTRLATGLATGGTVAAFDRLHPDVRYTEGRLDIDLARHSGEKDLPGNTGLLLVPTVFAWPTPFVVLNEPYRPTLAYPPHGVASVWRNPGDAECELPLGDLIGRSRALLLLQLDLPRSTTQLAATVGLTPPAVSQHLSVLRRNALVTSRRRGREVLYVRTRLASQLLAAVDQSATG from the coding sequence GTGATCAGCCTCCGGATGCGTGCCGAGGACCTGACCAGGGTCCGGCTGGCCCGGTCGCCGCTGTACGAGGTGACCGGCAGCCTGCGCACCCTTGGCGACCCGGCCCGGCACTTCGTGCACCAGCGCTGGATCACCGCGGCCCGCCGCGAGATCGCCGGGCTGGACCTGACCGTCGCACTGGCTCTGACCTGCCGCCCCGGCTGGCTGCCCGACTTCCTGCTGCTCCCGCCCGCGGGCTGGGACACCGAGTTCGGCGCCGAACTCGACCAGTTGCTGGCCACCCCGGCCGCCGCGATCCGCTCGGCGCTGGAGGAGCTGGCCCCGCCCGCCGCGCTGCCGCCGGTGCTGCGGCCGCTGCACGCCGATCCGGCGCGGGAACTGCCGCGGCTGGCCGAGAGCCTGGCGCGGTACCGGCGGCTGGTCATCGAGCCGAGTCAATCGCGGATGAACGCGGTGCTGGACGCGGAGTTCACCAGGCTGGCCACCGGCCTGGCCACCGGTGGCACCGTCGCGGCCTTCGACCGGCTGCACCCGGACGTCCGCTACACCGAGGGCAGGCTCGACATCGACCTGGCCAGGCATTCCGGCGAGAAAGATCTACCGGGGAACACGGGTTTGCTGCTGGTGCCGACCGTGTTCGCCTGGCCGACTCCCTTTGTCGTGTTGAACGAACCCTATCGGCCTACTCTCGCCTATCCACCGCATGGCGTCGCATCGGTCTGGCGAAATCCCGGTGATGCGGAATGCGAGCTGCCGTTGGGTGATCTCATCGGCCGCAGTCGCGCTTTGTTGTTACTGCAATTGGATTTACCCAGGTCGACCACGCAACTGGCCGCCACCGTGGGCCTGACCCCGCCCGCGGTCAGCCAGCACCTGTCCGTACTGCGGCGCAACGCCTTGGTGACCTCGCGCCGGCGGGGCCGGGAGGTGCTGTACGTGCGCACCCGGCTGGCCAGTCAGTTGCTGGCCGCGGTCGATCAGAGCGCGACCGGGTAA
- the glnA gene encoding type I glutamate--ammonia ligase yields MFTNPDEVLSFISDNDVKFIDVRFCDLPGIMQHFTVPATSFERETFEEGLAFDGSSVRGFQSIHESDMLLLPDVATSRLDPFRIEKTLIINFFVHDPLTREPYSRDPRNIARKAEQYIAESGIADSCFFGAEAEFYLFDSVRFDTTENASFHEIDSVAGWWNTGTDEEGGNKGYKVKFKGGYFPVSPTDHFADLRDKITLNLIDSGFTVERAHHEVGTAGQAEINYKFNTLLHAADDLQLFKYIVKNTAWANGKTATFMPKPLFGDNGSGMHAHQSLWKEGSPLFHDESGYGGLSDTARHYVGGLLHHAPSLLAFTNPTVNSYHRLVPGYEAPVNLVYSSRNRSACIRIPITGNNPKAKRVEFRCPDSSGNPYLAFAAMLMAGLDGIKNKIEPPAPIDKDLYELPPEEAKNVPQVPSSLDEVLNNLERNHDFLLEGGVFTPDVIETWISYKRENEIDPIRLRPHPYEFALYYDV; encoded by the coding sequence GTGTTCACCAATCCCGACGAGGTCCTGAGCTTCATCTCTGACAACGATGTGAAGTTCATTGACGTGCGGTTCTGCGACCTGCCCGGCATCATGCAGCACTTCACCGTGCCGGCCACCTCGTTCGAGCGCGAGACGTTCGAGGAGGGCCTCGCCTTCGACGGGTCCTCGGTGCGTGGTTTCCAGTCGATCCACGAGTCGGACATGCTGCTGCTGCCCGACGTGGCCACCTCGCGCCTCGACCCGTTCCGGATCGAGAAGACCCTCATCATCAACTTCTTCGTGCACGACCCGCTGACCCGCGAGCCGTACAGCCGGGACCCGCGCAACATCGCGCGCAAGGCCGAGCAGTACATCGCCGAGTCCGGCATCGCCGACAGCTGCTTCTTCGGCGCCGAGGCGGAGTTCTACCTGTTCGACTCGGTGCGCTTCGACACCACCGAGAACGCCTCCTTCCACGAGATCGACTCCGTCGCGGGCTGGTGGAACACCGGCACCGACGAAGAGGGCGGCAACAAGGGCTACAAGGTCAAGTTCAAGGGCGGCTACTTCCCGGTCTCCCCGACCGACCACTTCGCCGACCTGCGCGACAAGATCACGCTGAACCTGATCGACTCCGGCTTCACCGTCGAGCGCGCCCACCACGAGGTCGGCACCGCCGGACAGGCCGAGATCAACTACAAGTTCAACACCCTGCTGCACGCCGCGGATGACCTGCAGCTGTTCAAGTACATCGTCAAGAACACCGCGTGGGCCAACGGCAAGACCGCCACCTTCATGCCGAAGCCGCTCTTCGGTGACAACGGCTCGGGCATGCACGCCCACCAGTCGCTGTGGAAGGAAGGCTCGCCGCTCTTCCACGACGAGTCCGGCTACGGCGGCCTGTCCGACACCGCCCGGCACTACGTCGGCGGCCTGCTGCACCACGCCCCCAGCCTGCTGGCCTTCACCAACCCGACGGTGAACTCCTACCACCGCCTGGTCCCCGGCTACGAGGCCCCGGTCAACCTGGTCTACAGCTCCCGCAACCGCTCGGCGTGCATCCGCATCCCGATCACCGGGAACAACCCCAAGGCCAAGCGCGTGGAGTTCCGCTGCCCGGACTCCTCCGGCAACCCGTACCTGGCCTTCGCCGCCATGCTGATGGCAGGCCTTGACGGCATCAAGAACAAGATCGAGCCCCCGGCCCCGATCGACAAGGACCTCTACGAGCTTCCCCCCGAGGAAGCCAAGAACGTCCCCCAGGTCCCCAGCTCCCTGGACGAGGTCCTCAACAACCTGGAGCGCAACCACGACTTCCTCCTCGAGGGCGGCGTGTTCACTCCGGACGTCATCGAGACCTGGATCTCCTACAAGCGCGAGAACGAGATCGACCCGATCCGCCTGCGCCCGCACCCGTACGAGTTCGCGCTCTACTACGACGTGTGA
- a CDS encoding RDD family protein, translating to MSRWTGSWLSGPGSARESDPAADPGYRGERLRLPEAGLGSVAGTGRRFLALLIDWLPGALIGNFLTTNPAVSAMALFALLTVASLAAFGRTPGHWVVGIKPTSLTGAGERISFGHSVLRTLLLCLVIPPLVMDVDGRGLHDHVARTVMTIAR from the coding sequence GTGAGCAGGTGGACGGGTTCGTGGCTGTCAGGACCGGGCTCGGCGCGGGAGAGTGATCCGGCGGCGGATCCTGGTTACCGAGGGGAGCGACTCCGGCTGCCCGAGGCCGGGCTGGGCTCGGTGGCCGGTACCGGTCGCCGGTTCCTGGCCCTGCTCATCGACTGGCTGCCGGGCGCGCTGATCGGCAACTTCCTCACCACCAACCCGGCGGTGTCGGCGATGGCGCTGTTCGCGTTGCTGACCGTGGCCAGCCTGGCCGCCTTCGGCCGGACCCCCGGGCACTGGGTGGTGGGCATCAAGCCGACCTCGCTGACCGGCGCTGGGGAGCGGATCTCGTTCGGGCATTCGGTGCTGCGCACCCTGCTGCTGTGCCTGGTGATCCCGCCGCTGGTGATGGATGTGGACGGACGTGGCCTGCACGACCACGTCGCCCGCACCGTCATGACCATCGCGCGCTGA
- a CDS encoding DUF4191 domain-containing protein translates to MAPKPPKPDKATAKAASRERRAASKARRKQIFEAFKMQRREDKWLVPLMILAVLGATGVVFGIGWLIGYPYVVLPLGIAIGALIAVSIFGRRVQRNVYSKADGQPGSAAWALGNLRGKWRVTQAVAGTTQLDAVHRVLGRPGVVLVAEGAPHRVKPLIAQEKKRIGRIIGDTPIYDVIVGNETEDKQVPLRRLQSYLSKLPRNITVAQMDVIEKRLSALASRGAALPKGPLPQGAKMRNVQRTIRRR, encoded by the coding sequence ATGGCCCCGAAGCCCCCCAAGCCGGACAAGGCGACTGCCAAGGCGGCAAGCCGCGAGCGGCGTGCTGCCTCCAAGGCACGTCGCAAGCAGATCTTCGAAGCGTTCAAGATGCAGCGCCGTGAGGACAAGTGGCTGGTGCCGCTGATGATCCTCGCGGTGCTCGGCGCTACCGGCGTGGTGTTCGGCATCGGCTGGCTCATCGGCTACCCGTATGTGGTGCTGCCGCTGGGCATCGCCATCGGCGCGCTGATCGCGGTGAGCATCTTCGGCCGCCGGGTGCAGCGCAACGTCTACTCCAAGGCCGACGGCCAGCCCGGCTCGGCGGCCTGGGCGCTGGGCAACCTGCGCGGCAAGTGGCGGGTCACCCAGGCGGTGGCCGGCACCACCCAGCTGGACGCGGTGCACCGGGTGCTCGGCCGCCCGGGTGTGGTGCTGGTCGCCGAGGGCGCGCCGCACCGGGTGAAGCCACTGATCGCGCAGGAGAAGAAGCGCATCGGCCGCATCATCGGCGACACCCCGATCTACGACGTCATCGTCGGCAACGAGACCGAGGACAAGCAGGTCCCGCTGCGCCGCCTGCAGAGCTACCTGTCCAAGCTGCCGCGCAACATCACCGTGGCGCAGATGGACGTCATCGAGAAGCGGCTCTCCGCGCTGGCCAGCCGCGGCGCGGCACTGCCCAAGGGTCCGCTGCCGCAGGGCGCGAAGATGCGCAACGTGCAGCGCACCATCCGCCGCCGCTGA